One Coffea eugenioides isolate CCC68of chromosome 2, Ceug_1.0, whole genome shotgun sequence genomic window, TTAGATTGCAAAATATTGATTCAAAGACTTTTCTTCTTTAGACAAATTATTATGCTTTTTATCTATTTGTATTAAGTTGATTTTAAACTCCATTATAGATTAGATTTAGAAGGCTATTTTCATATTTTGGTGAATCATCGAGTTTTTGATCCAAACACCAAAAACTCCAAACCGACTGCAtaatcatgattttgaaaatgtgAAGCTGGATATtcaaattaaaaatgaaaataaggaTCCGAATGTAAATAATTATACGAGTCCCATGGTTTACTTGGTTAACTTTAAGGGATAATGtcaaaaacctcccctgaggttccTAAAAATTTCACTGAGCTCCTTTGAGGTATGAAAAATTTCACATACCTCCTTTgtcatttaaaatgataattttacccttaaatattttaatgaaattcccttatttggtatgcttatacttagaatgagttttaaaattatttttttattctttttccatctcattcctttttttttaatttgttgcCAATAAAACTGTAGAATTACTATTATTACTTCTAGTTTTATTTGTAACCAAATATcgaactagtgatttttttgacgagttaattttatatataatcaAATGTTTTTACTGATCTtcgttttctattttttggtattaaaattaacaataaataaaaaaaatagccAAAATCACTACCAAATTATAATAATCCCACTACccgaaaaattcaaaaattctaaatgaattatttcaacattttcttttctatcttataaatctaaatccataataaagtaccatcaaaagtatcttatcatagtgataaaattattattataattgttTATTAAATAGTAGGTATAGACATGAAAAATTTGgcacatttttcttataattatactagataatcttataattgtatagaaaaataaattaaaactcattacacatgggcatttttggatattcatttaaaaaattgaccaagtcaatattattttaagattttgttactaaaactatcaaatcaagggaggtaagtatAGTTAATCAAACCTCAagggagctcagtgaaattatcagaaacctcaagggaggtttctgaaattatccctaactTTAATCGCTTCTCTCATTACTGATCAAGCATCTTTACACACTTCCTCCTGCAGTTCACTCTCATAGTCTCATTGCTAAAGGATGAGGGCCCCCTTCCCGACAACCATAACCCCGACCCAAACCCGAATAGGCTGGGTAGGCATAGGCGTGATGGGCTCCGCCATGGCCTCCCGCCTCCTCTCTGCCGGCTACTCCGTCACTGTCTATGCCCGAACCCCGTCAAAGGCCGCCCCTCTCCAATCCAAAGGGGCCCATCTGGCTCCCTCCGTCGCCGACCTCGCCCGTGCAAGTGATGTCGTCTTCACGATGCTGGGACACCCATCAGATGTTCGACAAATTGTGCTAGAGAACCTTGTCCCTTCTCTCAATCCCAACAGCGTTATTATTGATCACACTAGCAGCCACCCCACCCTGGCTAAGCAGATTTATGATTCTGCCCTTGAAAGACACTGCCACTCCGTTGACGCCCCAGTTTCCGGAGGCGACATCGGAGCGAGAGATGGCAAACTGGCGATATTAGCCGGGGGAGACGAGGATGTTGTGAAGTGGTTAAAACCACTGTTTGATGAAATGGGGAGGGTGACTTATGTTGGCGGCCCTGGGAAGGGACAGCATTGTAAAATAGCGAATCAGATAACCACTGGGGCGAATTTACTTGGGCTGAGTGAAGGGCTGGTTTTCGCGGAGAAAGCCGGTTTGGACAAATTGAAGTTTGTGGAGGCTGTGAGAGGCGGTGCAGCTGGATCAATGGTGATGGAGTTGTTCGGGGACAGGATGATCAAGAAGGACTTCAAGCCTGGTGGGTTCGCGGAATATATGGTGAAGGACTTGGGAATGGGAGTGGATGTTGGGGAAGAGGAAAGGGATGAAGTGATGGTATTGCCTGGTGCTGCATTGACTAAACAATTGTTTGCTTCTATGGTGGCTAATGGGGGTGGGAAGCTGGGCACCCAGGGGCTAATATCTGTCATTGAGAAGATAAATGGCAGTTAAGATAACAAAGTGAAATCATAGCTTCAAGCAAATATCAAGTTGAGGTTCTGTTTTCCTGGATAGCACACCAGCTAAGCTTGAAATCAGCTTTTAAGTTCCTGTCTTCGATCATATATGATCAAGTACTTGCTTTTGCATCGATCATATATGATCAAGTACTTGCTTTTGCATTTGTAATTTAGTTGCATTCTTTATATTATTCGTGATGCAGAATTCTTGGTATAAAGAATTGGTGGATCTTAATTAGACGAATAAGGCCGACTTAGTATTGGTAATAAACCAAGGCTGTGACTTTTACTTGGTGTGTGTGCGTGTGTTTGGTTAAAGGATGTACCAATAGGACTAGAAAATCACAAGATATGTCTTGAGAGATACAAGGTCTATGGaggaaatataaaaaaaaatttagtgcaACTGTTAATTTCTTTGCTTGTTCTCGATAACTTGTAGCACTACCGGTTAAAAgcgcaaaagaaaaaaaaaatacccaaGGAATTACACTCCTCGATCATTTTGTAGTAGAATTGAGGAAAAATGGAGTACTTCAACCCACAATTGAGGAAAAAAGAGATTGATTTTGATTGAGTTAGTTGAAGAAGGGTTGAATGTCAAATGTGTACATccaattaccaaaaaaaaaagaaccatcTCTTCAATTTGTTTTATATCTATATATAAAACGAAAATTGGGACCCTGACGAGCATAAACCCGTTAAATAAAAAACCTTACACGACTTAAATTTAACATAATAGAACGACCATCTTTACTCTTCAAACTTCAATACCTTTCTTTTCGACTCCaatttttgttgaatttgattAATTTCCTGTTTGAAGATGAAATTGATCAAAAAATTAATAGTTTAAATACTAAAAGTCTTATACTAAAAAGTTTAAGAATGAAATGTATCCATGACCCAAAAATTAGGAATAAAAATTGGCATTTTCCCCCATTTGTTACTTTGGAAGCCCTTTTACTTCACTCCTCAAGCTGCTCTTTGTTTCATCATTTGAGATCCAACTGTTTTTGccctatttcttttttttttttccccttgttaggtaaaattaatttttttagacGTGAACAAGTAGgtaaaaatatgattaaaaGTACGTATGTCAAAAAACTTGACAATTAGATTTCGGAGAGAATAATTAAAGCAGATTACAACAAATCAAATTAAGTGGCCTCCCAAAGTTCATTAGTCTTTAGATACTTGTATATCTTATTGTAGCCTTTGAGATAGGAGTCCTCAAGTCCCAATTCTCAACTCATTTCTTTGAAGGAACAAAAATTTTGCCCTTGCCAATCTTGGTGTTGAAAAGTTCCACCAGCCCCGGATCCACGTTGAAAGCAATTGTAGCACCGAGGGATCCATTGCTTTCCAAACTGATGTTTCCCCAGCTAGCTCGGCAAAATATGGCCTGTAACAAACATACATAAATAATAGTAGTAAATAGTAAATAATAAGAATCTCCAACAAttactcattttttttaatgaaaataagAATTGTGATTTTAagtagaaaaatttttacgcTTTCcatgaatatattttttaatcatttttttttatttcacatgtaTCAAGTTGctacagtatatttttctataaaaaaaaactaaaaataagaaTCCAAACGGAATTATTATCCTATCTTTTTATTTCTGCGTTATATATAATTATCTCCACCCCTTATAAATACTTCACAATTATTTCAAGTCTTTGTCCATAACTTTACGGGCAATTATCACCTAACCAGTGTTCATTTGAGAAAGATGCACGTTCAAAAGTCGGTAAGATGTGAAAAATCTTTTAGAAATTGTATCAATCAGCACGAAGAAGAAAACTGTAAATCttcaagattaaaaaaaaaaaacttactcTAACGATGTGACGACGCAGAAATACTCCAATCCCTCCTCATCCGCAATCTTGGCAACAGGGAGGAACTTAGGCACGACGCATAACTGCCCGCTCTGCACTTTGGCTACCAATGCATTCTTACCATTCAATCCCGCGATTTCAACAACGCCGCTGCCTTTGGTGATAAAAATCAATTGGAAGGATGCATCGGCGGTATACATCGGGGTTGACATGGAGAACGGATCCAATTTCGCAAAATTAGCACTTAGTCCCACTTTCttcagaaaaggaaaattttcagcagtagCAATGGTAAGTGATCCGCCCTGATTCACGTGGATGCTGGGCTTTGCGCTTTCAAAGTTGTATAACATATTGATGTTAGCATCTTTGCATGGATCTGGCAACGTCTGATTCTTTGCAAGTTTGACAATCAAAGAACCAGTTTGACTTTTAAGGAGCTGGTCTGATTCATCTTGGGTGAGATCGAAAGCTCTAGTGATAAAGTCAGTTGAGAAACCCCCAAGAACACCCTGGACTCCTGCCAAGAAGAAATAGTCAAACTGGGCAGGAGTATAAGTTTGAGCAGTTTCACCCAAGAATACTATTTCCACGTCAGAGTTGTCTTCCCCGGCATTATACCACCACGAGACTGAACCCAAAGGCACCGGGATTGCATCTCCCTTCTTAGGAGCTAAAACAACTTCTTTTGGGCTGTTTGGTAGTACGATTCCAACCCGACCGCTACCTGCAGTTAATACATACATAgtgcataaaaaaaaataatacattatatatatatatataggccCTAATCCAAGGATGGCCAGAATGAAATGAAGAAAGAGCTATATTTAGTTCATGCAGTTCTACTTTTACCTTGAACAAAGTAACCGATCTTGTGGCAGTCAGCATAATGGGGTAGAGCGAAACCCCGAGGACGCAAGACAAGCTTACCAGCACCTAACTTAGCCTCACTCAGCAAGGGAAACAGGGAAGCTGACCAAGTGTAGTATCCACCGCCTTCTCCCTCGAAGATGGTTACATCAGTAAACTGGGGTGCTAAGTTCACAGATGCCATGGCCGGTTGAAGACTTGTggagataaaaagaagaaatggaaatacTACTGTAACGGGAGAATGAAAAGGGAAAGTAGCAATACGAGACTTCAGCTAAAAACAGAATGAAACAGATTATATAGAGCTAGAGCAAATGGTCCGACGAAGGACGCAGTTGAGAACTTGAGATGTCATCCATTTATTTTATGGACGGTGCAGTCCTGAAGGGCTCCAACTAGCAGCTATTAGAAGCGATTTGTCTCATTCACTGACCCAAATTTAGCATTAAATGGTCCTTGATACATGTCTCCCCATCAATTTTACTGAcattttagatttcaaattttgattgtATTGATTGGATCTGTGCATATGTTCACATCAAACGTAACAACTGTTTTGATTCTCCGAGTCTGACGCTTTGTGATTACTAATTCAGCTAAACACGTTTCTTCATTTATGCCCAATGTGTCTACGTAATTAAATCAATGTTGTTAAATTCGGATCGAATAGCGACTCGACTAAAATATTGGGTTATGAATCAATTGGTCGGATCGATCGGATCGTTCTAAAAACTTGCTGACGTCAATGTGAtgtcataattattttatatttttataagtttcaaaaatattgaaattaattCTTGGTTACATTCAACCAACCATataaaatgtttcaaaaatattagacttgcaatcaaatatacatctaaaaattatatataaaagtgTAAATTCATGGCTGAAATATGCCCATTTTCCAAAACTActtgaaaaactaaattaaGACAAATTAATCCAAGTTGAAATTACTAATGCTAAATTGATAAAATGATAGAAATAAAAACTTCTTAATTTGGAAATCATTTAGGGAAGCGAGTAATTTTGGTGTTTACACTAAGTGGGTggtattttcttatttttattaataaaagaaaattttacaatttaggtaattcaaattatgtttgggggaaaacaagaaagaaaaatttgaaaatcgaGTCATTGATTTAGCTGATTTTGAAAGGTTTTGActaattttttatcaaaatgaTTTTAAGCTATAAACCAGCTCCAAAATCAGGTCAATTCCCTATCGGACCGATCGGTCCAGTTCGAGTCTAACAACAGTTAATCAAATCATGTACGCTGTTTCATACTTTCATCGACCTAATAAAATTTCCTAAATATGTTAACAGAGTGCATGCAAGTTTATGCGGCATTTCTTGCTGTATCCTAGTGGTATCTTTCAACCGGCAAGGGGAAAATTAATTTGTGCCTCGTTTATTCATATATTTGACAAACTGTATTTGAATGAATCtggcagttttttttttttttttagaaaaatgttatttgcactctcatttttattaaTCGCACTCTCGCtatcatttttatcatatagtttttatttattagactATATGACAAAACAAATAGTACAAGTGcaattaacaataaaaaaaaataaagtataaataatatgtttttcttttttttattacgACCAATCCACTTAAGAGAATAAAAACATGTCCAACCAAATCTTACAAAGAATCAAAATACTACTATATTTTTTGCTACAACGTGTTAGATAATTTAGATTATAGCAATTTGGTATATGTGATTCGATATTCAGATGAATAATACTGCAATCCTTGCCGACGCAGTTTCGAATTTGTTCCAaaatctattttcttctttttatgaGATTTAGTCTCAATAAGAATGCTAGTTTTAAGTATCCACGTATTATGATATGAATAAATTACACCAATTCGTTACGTATGGGTGAGGAGAATCGAGCCAATTATAATTTGGCTTATTCAAGGGTCCCATTGATACACATGCAATGGGAATTGAACATATCAATTTGTCAATAATGAGAAGGAGCTTTTAAACCAAACTGTACTTTAGCCACATCCGCCCATTGAAGTACAATTTGACACGTTTGCTAAAAGGTACGCGttgagaaaaagcaaaaatggaCCCGATTCGCTCCAAACAATTCATGAATGTCCAAATTGAAGTATGAACGAcaggtgttttttttttagtcaaaTCTCGATATTCAAATGCCACTCTCCTGTTTAGGCGATCCAGGACACAAAACATTGGGGAGTTACATTTTATTGCAAGAAAATTTCCAGGGAATTGTGATTTTATATGAAGAATGTCTTGTTACTCCTTATTGTTACTTGTAAgagtttcttctttttctggTCAGTAAATGGTACAATTTGAAGCTATTCGACTTTTTGCTTTCTGGGTacaatttgaagcaaatgatCTGTGATATTAGACGGGAGACGGAACAAAACTTTGAAACGGATACTGGAATGGATACAGGCTGCGTGAAAATGAATCCTATCTCCTGGTCCCATCCTGCAGTAATTGGTCCTGCGACAAATGCTGAGCAAAATGGAAGACTTTGCTAGCTGAGGATGTCTTGGCGCATCAAATACTCTCTAATCATGGGCACAAAAATTCCACATGGTTTGCCTAACATGAACCATAATAACAGTAGTATCATTCAAGGAGGCAACGTTATATCTTGATTCTCCAAAACGTGCAAAGGGCTGTTTACATTGCTTGATCCAGCCACCTGCAGTGTTCATTAATAACCTAAACAACAGTAgcggcattttttttttccaaatgatAACAAATTTTATAACCAAGCAGAAATTACAGAGTTGGAGCAACTGCTCTTACATCATTCTTGGCTAAACTAGTAAACCAAATTGGAAAGGAATCCTTCCAACTGATTTCGTCATACAAGCTTGTGGCAAATTTTGCCAGCTTATGAGACACACGATTGCCTTCTCTTTTGACAAAAGAGAAATGGCAAATATCAAAACCATGACTTAAAACCAAAACATCACTTAATATGGTCCCGTGACTGGATCATCCACATTTCTCTCCCTAAGCTTGTCCACCATCAGTTTACAATCAGATTGTATTTCAACTTTGTTCCAGCCACACAATCTAGCCTTGATCACAGCTTTTCTAATAGCTAAGGCCTCCTCCACTACTGGGATTCCGTTCCTGCTTTCACCAGCTGCCCAAGCCCCTACAACCTCTCCATCCTCCTTTCTGGCCACTACTCCCCACCCAATTCTTCTATCTTTTAACACCAAGGCTGCATCAGTGTTTAGTTTAATACAGCCCTGAGGGGGTGGAAGCCAACTACTTACCCCAGCTACCTGTTCCTTCTTCCTTTCCTCAGCATTAGCCACCCCCTTCCTAACATCTGTATACTCAGCCCACTCCTGCACAGCTTTACTAGCTGTTCTCCCAGGGCAGTTACTCCTATCATCAAACTGCACTTGGTTCCTTGATTTCCATATTTGCCAAAGTATATTCACTGTCAAAGTAATGTGGTTTCTTCCTTCCACTATGTCCTTTGCTTCCATCAAGCTATTCCACCAAAGTCAAAAGCTGTGCCTGAACTCTTTTAAACCATCCCAACATTTGGAGCTGCCTTCCATATATACTCTGCATGcctacaaaagaaaaacatgTCTTCCAAAGTTTCTGTCAACTCCCCACAACACCTGCATTTGTCCTCACCCTTACCTATTCTCCTTCTGATCACCTCGTTGACTGGTAAGACACCATGCAAACATTTCCAGATAAAATGTTTCAGTTTATGTTTGATGTCTAACCCTCATAGCACCCTCCAGGCTTTAGAGTTGGGTTCATTCCTGCTATTGCTGGCCTCTTGCTGATCCTTCCTTCTCAATTCCCAACTCATATCTCTAGCCAGCATATATCCAGTTCTGACAGAATACTGACCAGATTTGGTAAGTGGCCACACCAACTTATCCTTTCCAGCACATAGACTAATTGGAGTTCTTTCTATCCTACTGCAGTCCTCCTCATTTAGCAAAGATTCCATCACAGCTCTGTTCCACTTCCTATTCTGGATCAGCTCATATACTTTATGGACATGACAACCTGTAGGCCTTTGAGTAGCCACCATACCCGTTCCTCCACCTGGTATCCACCTGTCCTTCCATATATCCACTGTTCTACCATCCCCTACTCTTTTCCTAGCTTCTCTTTCCATCACCTCCCTTGCACTCATTATGCTCTTCCAGATCCAGGAGTCACCTGCCCTTATATGTGTCTTCCAAATAGATTCCTCTTTGAAGTACTTTCCCTTTAATACCTTACTCATCAACAGATTAGGTTGTGTCAGAATCCTCCATAACATCTTAGCCAACATGGCACTGTTAAAATCCTACAAATCCCTAAAGCCCAAGCCACCATTCCCTTTAACAGCAGCTAACTTCCCCCATCCTACCCAATGAGTCTTCCTCTTTCCTTCACTCTCTCTCCACCAAAAGCAAGCCATTTCTCTACTTATATCTTGACACAAGCTCTTAAGCAATTCATAACATAGGTAGGCATTGCTAATATCACAGATTTCAACAACACTTCCTTCCCAGCCTGACTCAACAGTTTTTTTTCCACCCCTTAAGCTTTTCCAACACTCTTTCCTTGATATAGCTGAAAACCTGATTTTTAGATCTCCCAATAACCATAGGTAACCCAAGATACTTGCTCTGGTCCACCTGTTTCATTCCTCATAGTATTCTGAGGATTTCTGCCTTATTACTCATCTCAGTGTTTTTACTGAAAAAAACAGAAGATTTATCTAAATTAATCTTCTGTCCTGAAGCTGCTTC contains:
- the LOC113763245 gene encoding probable 3-hydroxyisobutyrate dehydrogenase-like 2, mitochondrial, which produces MRAPFPTTITPTQTRIGWVGIGVMGSAMASRLLSAGYSVTVYARTPSKAAPLQSKGAHLAPSVADLARASDVVFTMLGHPSDVRQIVLENLVPSLNPNSVIIDHTSSHPTLAKQIYDSALERHCHSVDAPVSGGDIGARDGKLAILAGGDEDVVKWLKPLFDEMGRVTYVGGPGKGQHCKIANQITTGANLLGLSEGLVFAEKAGLDKLKFVEAVRGGAAGSMVMELFGDRMIKKDFKPGGFAEYMVKDLGMGVDVGEEERDEVMVLPGAALTKQLFASMVANGGGKLGTQGLISVIEKINGS
- the LOC113763244 gene encoding glutelin type-A 2-like isoform X2, producing the protein MASVNLAPQFTDVTIFEGEGGGYYTWSASLFPLLSEAKLGAGKLVLRPRGFALPHYADCHKIGYFVQGSGRVGIVLPNSPKEVVLAPKKGDAIPVPLGSVSWWYNAGEDNSDVEIVFLGETAQTYTPAQFDYFFLAGVQGVLGGFSTDFITRAFDLTQDESDQLLKSQTGSLIVKLAKNQTLPDPCKDANINMLYNFESAKPSIHVNQGGSLTIATAENFPFLKKVGLSANFAKLDPFSMSTPMYTADASFQLIFITKGSGVVEIAGLNGKNALVAKVQSGQLCVVPKFLPVAKIADEEGLEYFCVVTSLEPYFAELAGETSVWESNGSLGATSFFQRGSGAGGTFQHQDWQGQKFCSSKGIS
- the LOC113763244 gene encoding glutelin type-A 2-like isoform X1 codes for the protein MASVNLAPQFTDVTIFEGEGGGYYTWSASLFPLLSEAKLGAGKLVLRPRGFALPHYADCHKIGYFVQGSGRVGIVLPNSPKEVVLAPKKGDAIPVPLGSVSWWYNAGEDNSDVEIVFLGETAQTYTPAQFDYFFLAGVQGVLGGFSTDFITRAFDLTQDESDQLLKSQTGSLIVKLAKNQTLPDPCKDANINMLYNFESAKPSIHVNQGGSLTIATAENFPFLKKVGLSANFAKLDPFSMSTPMYTADASFQLIFITKGSGVVEIAGLNGKNALVAKVQSGQLCVVPKFLPVAKIADEEGLEYFCVVTSLEPYFAELAGETSVWKAMDPSVLQLLSTWIRGWWNFSTPRLARAKFLFLQRNELRIGT
- the LOC113759290 gene encoding uncharacterized protein LOC113759290; protein product: MEAKDIVEGRNHITLTVNILWQIWKSRNQVQFDDRSNCPGRTASKAVQEWAEYTDVRKGVANAEERKKEQVAGVSSWLPPPQGCIKLNTDAALVLKDRRIGWGVVARKEDGEVVGAWAAGESRNGIPVVEEALAIRKAVIKARLCGWNKVEIQSDCKLMVDKLRERNVDDPVTGPY